ATTCATATCATCTCTTTGATTTTTTTTAATTATATCTAAGAAAAGAGTATAAAAAGTAGGTAGAATATTTAATTAGTAAGAATTCTTTGATTTATAATATTGCGAAGTTAAAATACGCAATATTATAAATATATTTTATTTTTGAATAATATATTGAATAGTAGGTCCACTACTATCTACACTTAAAACTTTATACCCGTGATTTTTTGCATCTTGGGGAATATTATTAATACTTTGTGGACAATCACTTATTATCTCCAAAATCTCCCCTTCTTTCAATTCTTTCATTGCTTCAAGAGTTTTAACAGCAGGATAAGGGCAAGGTTCACCTTGCATATCAATTCGATAGTCTGGAATAATATCTTTTTTTATCATTTTGTCACCTTTTCTTTTAATGTTGTTCTATAATTTCTTTCTAGTTTTAATACCAATAGAAATAGTAAAAATAGGAAAATATAATTCATAAATAATCCACCATAATTTCCAAAAGATTGAAGTAAATTTATTTTTGGCCAGCTTGTTGCTAAAGATAAAGAGAAACTGTCCCACATGTATGCAAGTAGAGTTGAGCCAATAACATTACCAATTCCAACTATCCAAAAATGTACTTGACCTTCAACAGCTCTATACATCCATCCACACTCACAACCACCTGCTAGTACAATTCCAAATCCAAATAACAATCCACCAATAAGTGCATTGGGTCCTGCCCACATAATTTTTGGTGGAACACCAATCATAATATAACTAAATACCCCAATAGTAGATACTGCCATTCCTATAACAATAGCAACTGCCATTTGGCTTCTTCCTGTTGTGAAAATATCTCTAAAAGCAGATGTAAAACAAATTTGAGCTTTTGCAATTAAAAGACCAAATCCAGCACCAAATAACATCGCAATACCTAATTTAGTACTTTGTTGAATAAAAATTAAATATAATGCCCAGATAATCATAGCAATAAAAACAATAGTACCAATTGTAAAAAGAGATTTGACATTTTTAGTATCAGTATTTAAAGTAGTAGAACAAGAAACTTTTTGCATTTTCATTTTAGATTGAAAAAAAGGCAATAAAGTTACTCTAGCACCTATATAAACACCTACAATCATAGCAAGAGTAAATAACCAAGCATGCACTGAAAATTGAGGAATACCAGTAAAAAGGCTTGCTAAATTACAACCCATACCAAGTCTTGCTCCAAATCCTGCGATAATACCACCTAAAAGAGCTTGAAAGATTCTAATTTTACTTGCAGGCATTCTAAGTTTTACATTATTACCCCAAAATGCTGCTGCAATACAACCTGCAAACATTCCTATTATCATAACACCATCAACACGAGTGAAACTATTTCCTTGCATACCCATAATTTTATAATAACCCCAAGAGCTAAGGTCTACGCCAAAAAGTTGTAAGATGTGACCACCCCATCTTGTAAATTCACCAGTAACAGCCCAATACGTACCTGTAATACCGAAATAATATGCTGCTAAAACTCCTAAAGCTATGACAGCTGGTAATGGACGCCAAAAAGCTACCATGTACTTTTGTTTAAATTGCTTGAAATAATCCATGCAAGTATTCTCCTTAACAATATATTTTATTTTGAAAGTTTCTTTTAAAGATTAAAAGAATTAAGTTATTGAAGAGTGATATGAATCAGAAAAATCATATCTATTTGTACCACAAATCTGAGGGGAATATTAGCAAAAGAAATCTTATTTTTATGTAAAAAGGTAAAATATCTTTTACCTTCTGAGAAAATCATAAAAATAATTTGTCTTAATATTACTCAAAATGATAAAACTTAAGCATTTTTTTAGTATAA
This DNA window, taken from Arcobacter sp. F2176, encodes the following:
- the yedF gene encoding sulfurtransferase-like selenium metabolism protein YedF, whose amino-acid sequence is MIKKDIIPDYRIDMQGEPCPYPAVKTLEAMKELKEGEILEIISDCPQSINNIPQDAKNHGYKVLSVDSSGPTIQYIIQK
- the yedE gene encoding selenium metabolism membrane protein YedE/FdhT, with translation MDYFKQFKQKYMVAFWRPLPAVIALGVLAAYYFGITGTYWAVTGEFTRWGGHILQLFGVDLSSWGYYKIMGMQGNSFTRVDGVMIIGMFAGCIAAAFWGNNVKLRMPASKIRIFQALLGGIIAGFGARLGMGCNLASLFTGIPQFSVHAWLFTLAMIVGVYIGARVTLLPFFQSKMKMQKVSCSTTLNTDTKNVKSLFTIGTIVFIAMIIWALYLIFIQQSTKLGIAMLFGAGFGLLIAKAQICFTSAFRDIFTTGRSQMAVAIVIGMAVSTIGVFSYIMIGVPPKIMWAGPNALIGGLLFGFGIVLAGGCECGWMYRAVEGQVHFWIVGIGNVIGSTLLAYMWDSFSLSLATSWPKINLLQSFGNYGGLFMNYIFLFLLFLLVLKLERNYRTTLKEKVTK